DNA sequence from the Anguilla anguilla isolate fAngAng1 chromosome 4, fAngAng1.pri, whole genome shotgun sequence genome:
TTGCATATCTATTTTGGGTACTCTAGTCTTGCAGATGGTAACTTGCAGTAAGTGAATGTCCCCAgggttttcaaataatttagtCTTAAGTAGCTTTAAGGAAAACCCTCCATTTGTTTTgaagaaatgtgtttgtgcGGTATCACCACAACATAAGAAAGCTTATGGTGCTTTTGACGAATCTGGCACAAATTCTGAAGTATCTGAAATGtcatatgtttttgtgttttgaaaatatgaaatgaccTCAAGGAGTTTGAGAATCAAAAGAACCACCATTTGTTCCTCTGTGATGTTTAGTGATCTGAACCAGTCAATAGCTCAAAGGTTGATCTGAGCAAATTTTCCTGTTCACAATATCCAAGATGACCTGCAGGACACTGAcacccgtgccccccccccccccccccccttagggGGTGCCTTTGTACCTACACTGATAGCCCTTACTCTGTTCTGACTCTGCTCCACATCAGGTGATTATTGAGGGAGCTTCGATACAGGTAAGgtagcattttagttttatttaaaacaaatttcaacCCAGAATGGGGATGGAAACACGTGCCAAATTTgtcaaactatattttttggcAATTCGGAAGTATTGCAGAGCCTGAAATTAAGCTTTGGTTAATGTggtgtttcatttgttttataagtgttaaattaatgtaaacCAATGTCATTTCCTCATAAAAATATAGCTAAACTATGTCAATGGTAAGATTAATCATATCTCTGCTTATATCAGGTATTACAGTCCAGGTTGTAAGCTCTTTATATTCCATTGcagaattcatttttgtattgcGTAATTTGTGCCCTGTCAGATGGTTCTGTTACATTTCCATTTGACAAGTTTGGACAGTTGTGATGCAGCAAATTTACGCTCATAACACTGAGGAATTAACAAGGGTTGGTATACCGAATTTGAGCAAACTCATTTCCTCCCTATTTAAGTGCATAACTGAGTAAGAGGGTCTTACTGCTTTTAGACTTCTACTGTTTGTCGGAAAGTGCAGTTTCTCTTTAAATGTCTTGCAACCAATCGTGGTTCCAGCAAGAGTTATTCCCGGAAAATTAATCTACCCTTTAATGTATCTGTTATTACGTATTTAGTATTGAATAAATTGTGATTGTTTAAATTGCTTAGTTGGCTATTCACACTGAAGGACTTGAGATGAATTTGTGCATCATTCATGAAATCCTGAAGGagtatttcttcattttttttttttttttttttttacatcaaagtAACTTAATGTGTTTGATGGGTAAAATTGTCAAAATATCATTATTCCTTGGTCATAGgattggttaaaaaataaacagaaaacctTGTTGATCCTGTAGGATGGGTTCTCTCTGCGTGCAGTCCCTCTGGCTATTGTCTCTGCTCTCGGCTGCCCTGGCTGCCTATGACATCTGCAGTGCCAAGCCTAAAGACCTGCCCTTAGAGCCCATGTGCATCTACCGCAGCCCTGAGCAGGACGCCGCGGAAGTGGAGCCGGAGCCGGAGAAGATTCCAGAAAACACAAACCCCAGAGTGTGGGAACTGTCAAAGGCCAACAGCCGCTTTGCCCTGTCGCTCTATAAACACCTGGCCAAGGAGAAGGCCCCCACCTCCAACATCTTCATGTCCCCCATCAGTATCTCCACTGCCTTTGCCATGACCAAGCTGGGTGCCTGCAATAACACACTGGCACAGATCATGAACGTGAGGGGCCCATTACATGGCAACAGCACTGAAAATCTCAGCTGGTTGTCATCTTAAACTACCCAATTGTATATGATTTATACCCTGacctccaaaagtatggtaatgGTAGattacatttgttgtttttgctacATACTTGAgccatttggatttgagattaAAAGATAAACTGGAGAGAAAagtatgttttaccattttacagataAGGCTGTGTTGAGTCAACCcgttttcagctgtgcaaaattaatgGAATACTGACAGGTGTTTACTGCTTTTGTATTGACTTCCCATAAGACCAGTGTGTCTAGTCTTAGTTTTAACCTTTGTTTTCATCAATGGAGATTGTATTTCAAGccatcatgaagaccagagaaatAACTATGGCTGAATAACGACACACAGATACTGGGTTTTTCAAGTACAGTAGtttggaaagaaagaaacactgTACTAGTCAGCCAAGGAAGACAACTACAGTTGATGACACAAATCTTAAGAAAAACCCTACAACAATGGCCAGTGACAGCACCAGCAGTCTtcagagggcaggggtgaaaatatcacagGTCATTGTATGCAGAAGGCTTCGAGAGCAGAATTATACAGgcttcactgcaagatgcaaacctccCATTAGCAGCAAGAATCAAGAaaaggccagattagaatttgccaaaaaatacagagacaagccagaagagttctggaacaaagtttaaTGGCCAGTTGAGACTAAAATAAACCTTTGCCAAAGCAATGGAAAACCACAAGtgtggaggaaaaaacaaaaagaggaacAACTCTTTTTCCAAAGCAttcccctcatctgtgaagtaTGGATGAGGTATGACTGCTTTGGAACAGGCTCACTGATGATGTGACAAAGACTGGCAGCATTAGGATGAATTCAAaagtgtacagacagattttgCCTGGCTATGTACAAAGAAGTTCCTCCAACTTCTTCAGTTGGtacttcatcctgcagcaagacaatgtgACCCCAAACACATTGCCTATGCAACCAGAGCATTCATCAATGGGAAAAGACCAATCGAGCATGCATTATACTtactgaagaggagactgaagacaaaGATCAGCTGAAAGCTATTTCTAAAGAAGACACCAAACTTTTGGTGAGGTGAATGGGTCATAGACTTGATGCAATTATTGCATTTACTGTAAGGGCTATGCAACCAGATATCAGACTgaattgctttgatttacttcTAGGTTCATCCATGAAcataattttgcacagctgaagaTGGCGACTTGacacaaaacagctgtttctgtaaaatgatgAAACATGTAAATGCCATAAagaaaagctgattgtctgtacttttgtaccatattcatcttttgatctcaaatccaaatttaGCTAAAATAAGTAATTTCAATCTACCATTATCATACTTTTTGAAGGTACTGCGTGTGTTGGTACGCGCTTGtgcaacatttacatttgaatgtgTGATACCAACGGAAGTGACcagaacacaaaatgaacagcCTTTATCATCTCACTTATTTCAGACTGACCTCTGTATCACTCCCCTCACCCCCAGGTGTTTGAGTTTGACACAATCAAGGAGAAAACATCGGACCAAGTTCACTTTTTCTTCGCCAAGCTGAACTGCCGGCTGTACCGCAAGAAAGATCAGACGACGGACCTGATGTTGGCTAACCGTCTGTTTGGAGAGAAATCCCTGGCATTCAATGAGATGTACCAACAAATCAGTGAACTCGTATATGGAGCCAAAATGATGCCACTCAATTTCAAGGTCACTCCTGTTTTCTCACATTTTCTTGATGGCTGCTGTGTGCATGAAAAATCATAAGATCCAGATTTTCCCTGTCCttctatttaaatttaaattgatttattttatttttttatttttttataaatttggcacccaacatatccaattcccaccctaatttgtaATATCTAATTAACTATTTGATGCCACGTTCATGCATCTCCATTACTGCTTCAGGAGAGGGAAGGCATCCAacgttctcctctgaaacacatggtgtagcctgcttctttttacactgcagcccacaccCACGCCACTACAGCCAAGCTATCTTTGAGTTGAGTCaaagaaagacattttatacagtgccttcagaaagtattcagaccccttcactttttccacattttgttacgttacagccttattataaattggattaaattcatttttattctcatcaatctacacacattaccccataatgacaaagcgaaaacaggtttttagaaattttagcaaatttattaaaaataaaaaactgaaatataacatTTGCATAAGTATTCCTATCTTACAGGAGAAGCCAGACGAGTCACGGAAGATTATCAATGAGTGGGTCGCCAACAAGACAGAGAACAGGATTCAGGAAACACTACCAGATGGAGTGCTAAACAGCAACACAATGCTGGTTCTGGTTAACACCATTTATTTTAAGGTGAGCGTGGATCAGGCGAAGTGAGCTGGGCCCATGGTAACCTATGTTCTGCAGCATTAAAGGGCAAAATGCCTCTTGTTCGATTCTTTGGTACAGATTGTGTATTTTGCGTATGTTGCCGGACACTTTGattaccattttttatttgtctgttgCCTACTGACCTCTTGGCCCTCATCTCTTTTGCTCAGTATGTCTTTGTGTTCTGCTTGTTCTCTGACAGGGCCAGTGGAAAAATAAGTTTGATAAGGAAGATGTCTTCAATGATGATTTCTTCCTCAGTGATTCCAAGACTTGCACAGTGTCCATGATGTATCAGGAAACCAAATTCCGCTATGGGACCTTCAGTAATGACAAGGTCCAGGTGCTGGAGCTGCCATATAGGGGTGAAGATATCACAATGGTGCTGATCCTACCTTTTAAAGGGACACCTCTGTCTGAGGTTGGTACAAGCACAGTTGCCATTGCCTTTGTTAATGCTGTTTACCAATTAATTTTTCCTCATGCCTGAATTGTATTAACTGTATAAACTGTATAAAGGAGTAACTGTAATCCTTTATAAGTCATTTGTAGGTACACTGATTTCCTTACATTGCTTGAGTTTGAATgagtgtaaatgcatttatattgtgcagtgactgtatttaaatgaagaatGTACATTTGTGTTGAGGTGGAGGAGTCTCTTGAGCTGAAGAAGCTGACTGGTTGGCTGGATGCCATGAAGGAGACCACGGTGGCTGTGCAGATGCCCAGGTTTCACATTGAGGACAGCTTCAGTCTGAAGGACAAACTGCAGGCCTTGGGACTGGAGGACCTCTTTGACTCACACAAGGCCAGACTGCCAGGTACTGTGACAGAGTATCCATCTCTCCAGCACCCTCTGGAGAAAGCAATAATAGACTGTAGAGTTCATACCATTCTATATACCCTGTATTGTCATATTTGTCTCTTCACCTTATATGACTGCAATGACCCTGTTCAATTACTAACAGCTGAAGAATCATGGACTAGTTCCATGCTTCAGTTATTGTCCTTCAGTATTCAAATGCCATagtattcaaatacaaatatcatGTATTTGAAGCACAGAAACATTTTCTGGAcctttctgaaaaaatgaatgttaattaattaagaCCTGAATCAGATAGGGTATTTGCCTTTCAAATTCACGAAATCAgttcacaagcaaaaaaaataaaaatagttatgGAAGTGGAAGTGACAATCCCATTTCAGAGCTGTCATCCATGGTAAAAAGGACTCCCAGAATAAGGACGGAAAGTGTGCAAgtcaattagtttttttttaattttttttttaacatgatgTTGCTTTGTATActgctgtataaaaatattcatctcatttattcatgaaaaaaaaatagtacattTGAATGTCTCCTGTTCAGTCAACTGTTTGACGTATGGGTATGGGTATGGTAAGGTAAGGTAAAGTAAGGTAAGTTATGACTAAACCTGGATGCCACTATTAATTTAGAAACAGTATTTACATTTCTTCTGGTGTCATTTTCAGGGATGGTTGAAGACGAGGGGAATAACCTGTACATTTCAGAAGCCTACCACAAAGCCTTCTTAGAGGTATGtttgagatggtgtgtgtgtgtgtgtgcagagagcaAATGCACATTTAACAGATCAACAATGTTACTGGTATAGACTCCAGGGGAGGAAGTTCCACTCTTCAactgcacatatatatatatatatggacatAATACTTGTTCACCACAAAGGTAGCGCACTGACAATGACTGTTGTCAGGCTGTTTGTTTGCGGTACACTCAGCTTTCACTGCTCGCATTCATGCGCAGGTGAACGAGGAAGGCAGCGAGGCGGCGGCGGTGACAGCTGTGGTGGCCATCGGCCGCTCCATCAATCTCAATCGCGAACGCTTCATCGCCAACCGTCCCTTCCTGCTGCTCATCCGAGAAGCCACCATCAACACCGTGGTGTTCATGGGCCACGTGGCCGACCCCTGCTCCAAAAGCTAGGGACCTGCGCTGCGGCGACACCTGTGCCCAGAGCGCGGAGCCGCCGACGCCGCTCTTCGAACAGAACGCGGTCCTCCTGTATTTTATAGCCACCGAAGAAAGTGAAATGTGTTATAGTCTGTGCTTTGCTCTTTATTTCTcctccaaaataaatgaacacaaaaagaaacgCGTTTATTTCTTCTTCCATGTCACGGCGGACACCGAAGCGCttctaaatgaaatatatttcctctATTTGGCGAGTCAGGTAATCATTTTCAATCCTGGGAGTATTTAACTCCATTAGAGAAGTGCAGAGTTTGTTTCTATCTCATAGTACAAAAACAAGGTAATCTGAGGAAAAGCActcccccaaaataaatattttaacacaacGTGCATCTGATATGCTTCCAGAAAAACCTCCACGTGAGATCAGGCTGCCTGCGTTCAGTCACCTAAATTTCCTGAGCCGCCATAACAGTGCCTTCATattgtgtttggggtcattgtcttgctgcaggatgtgAAGCGATGAGGTTGGAGGAATTTCTTTACACATATTGAGATCTGGCTTTTcgattcttgctgctgatgagaggtttgcatcttgcagtgtagcatGTATGATTCTGCTCTCAAAGTCTTCTGTAAATGGTGGTTCTCACTGCTGGCCTCTGGAGACcggtggtgatgtcactgaccgttgtttcagggtttttcttcacagctcttagGATGTCCATCAACCATTGCAGTTGTCTTCCTTGGCTAATCtgtacagtgtttatttttgagtccaccagtggtttctttctttttcatgaCTCCAAACTCCTGTACTTGATATGTCCAGTTTATGTTATCCTTCTTAATTCTTATGTTCTCTCAGTTTACAGATTAATTGTTTTTCAGCCGTAGTTagttctctggtcttcatgacggtgtatgcctctgactccaaatccaatctccacagatgaaaacaaaactcaaGACTAGACACTCTCTGCTCTTTTATGAGCgaacaatccatgcaaaaggaaaaacactggAGCAATACTTTTGTCTTATATTAATCTTTTTGATCTCAGATCCAAATTACTTTAGTATatatcaaaaataacaaatttcactctccCGTCATCATACTGCTGGAGGGTACTGTATTAGATACTGGTAAGTAAAATAAGATTTGTCAAACAAGACACTGAACACAgttgaatttaatttatgaaaacagcattttatttcatattagaAATGCATGGGTCTTGCAATATCCAACAAACTTTGGGCCATTCACATACTAATTAGACATAATAAAGTTTCCTTCACAGTAACACTTaaagtgctttattttgtttcagaacaAGAACGAGTCTTTAAAATGAGTACTGTTTGGCTATTGAATGCTGTGTAGTGGTTCATTGTGAAGTTATAAATTTTACAAGTTAATCATTTTACACAAagcttcaaaacaaaacaaaaaaaaatgctttggcCCACAAAAATGACCCCAAGTAATAAACCTAACCATTCCTTACAACCACAGGCCCAAAGCTTAACCCAGACTCTATTctacaaatgtattcataatgattatttttcaacTGGACCATGCAATCTAAGGACACAACTAAAGCAAAACTTCCAAAACACTAATTCAGAAAAAGTAAGTTGAGAACACCAAACAAAACTAGGTTTTAAagggatttctttttaaaacgtATTACTGATTCGCTGAAGTTCATGGTTTTATAATGATCAGTTCTAATAATTTCCCCATATTCTTTTTGTgatgcagatttttttcttgcaatCCAAACAAAATGATTAACCAGTTGGTTGCTTCAGTTTGATTTTTGAACAGAAAAGGGAAGTTGTAGAATAGTCATATTTTCAGGTGACACGGCATCAACTATTTGTGTCCTCAAATTACTTAATTCTAATGTCAGAATCTTTAAATGTCGTTTTGTAACTTTATATAAGACTGCAAAAGTCCTAACACAAGGCTTTATGTACGCTCAGCCCGGCTTGTAAGCATTATGATAATGTGAGTTGCAATAAGTATGTTCTaggaaattgtttttaatgaacaatGTGGTCAGAATCTTCTCTAAGTGATAAATTCCTGTGTTGCAATCCTGCCTCTGATATGACCCATCACAACATAAAGCGAGTGCACATGTCTGTTCTAGAGAAACGAATCTTGGGTCAGAAATCAGTGTTTAACAGCTTACGTTTCACAGCTTAGCTGCACTGGAGTAACTGAATTTACTAACTACAATATTGCAGGtcttaaatgaaaacatttcactaGCTTGTTAAGATGGCATTGCAAAATTCACATAGAACAGAGGTAAATgagggcaaacaaacaaaaaacataaacacacatgaaacTACTGCTATGTAATGGTGAATTTGTGTGAGAAAGCTTGTTCATGTCAATGATGTTAAACAATACATCTTTAGGTTTACATCCATACATGAAACATGTTCagatattcatatttacactataaatatacaatttctTTTCTGGTTGTTCAACTATTAaagctttaaaataaagatttaatgGATTtgagactttttaaaattgcacagagacagagtgcaGAATGGTAGTGTTTCCTCCAGAGTTGGGCAAGTTAACTCCATCACCCAAAGGGCAGAGAGCTTCTCTGCCTCTCATTACACTTTCTAATGTGTTGCATACAGTAAGTGGGCAAATCGCACGATATTTCTGTtattacataaacaaacacttCAACCAACGGCTGTGCACAAACCAAACCAAGGTCCTGCACAGAAGTGGTTTCAGTATCAGGGAACTTACATTATCTTCAGGctgtaaacaaaatgtttttgtttttttatccacACGATCGTCATAATTAGAAAATCGTTCACGGTTCGAATCAGAGTGCTTTCAATTTTTAACAATAATCAGACTTCTTTCACACATTCTACACCAGAAAGCCTGAAACCcataaaagaaacacataaGACCAGTAaagattacatatttagaaatCATACGCTACACTCCaatattattttgaacattaaacaaaaaaaggaagattTAAGAAACGAAGATTTAACCTTACTTCGGGAGTGTTTTGGAAGTTCGCCAACAGCTGTGAGTAGCCCTGTCGCCGATGCCTTTCTGATGTATAATAATGAACCATCTGGCCAATCTATTGCAGCAActgtcattgtcttgttgctaCCATAAACTTAAGATGTACAATGTTTATTATCTTAGTCATTAGCTACCACCGTGTTAGCatatttttgcactttttgaaaggaactaaatatattcaaaaactGCACTTGTGAAACAGTTCATATAACCTAAGATATTATCCCTGGATTACAGAAAGACAACCCTAAAACCCAGTCTATATTAAACTTTAAATATAAAcaagcataaaaaaacataaaatacctGATATCTGTTGTAAGTGTTGAGGACCTGAAGTGTAGACAGAGGTGTGTAAAGAAGAAAAGGATACCTGCCATATCTGTCACTAAgcgagaagaaaaataaaacaatataaaatcagTAGCTGTTTTTACACTCgcaatcaaccaataaaaatcTTTTCACACCCATAAGTGATTCACagctcatatttttaaaaatgactaaacATTGATAACAGCCAGATCATTTTGCTGCTATAGCATTTCCTTTAAACATTTTAGTCGTAAATCAATGgctgtataaatacaattttgcttaaatacatgtatatataatatatatctGTAGTCATTAAAAATTGGTATTTAGTTTTAAACATCTTTTTATTAGTGCTCAATGTTGTCATTTTGGCTTGCAGGTGTTCGAAGAGGAAGTGGACCGTTGTTCTGGTTGTCAACTACGCCTCAGTTGTACTGATGCATCTCAGGACTCCTGTATCCCGTCCAATCCCGTCAATCGTTCAAATAAAACAGCTATTCGTGGCAATTTCGAAACCGTCAACTTCGGTCATGTGCCTGAGGCAAAGGACCTCTTTTCTGAGGAAGGGATTTCTGGCTTCTCTGCACATGGTCCTCCACACGGAATTTCTACATTCCCCAATCAATATCCTCCTGTCTTTCCACAGAGTATTCATTAAGATGATCATCCATGTATAATCACGTCATGATTTCTTTGTCGTTCACTCGCATTTCCCACATCCCTTACTCCACCGATTTCCATCTCCCAAGATTCAGATGtgaaatacacccccccccagctatGACTGAAAAAGAGTCCTGACATGCAGCCCAAGCTGAACGATATATAAAACATGGCTGCCTTTTTTCCAAAGCAGTCAAGAGATAAAACAgtcaaaacatacaaaaaaagagaagttcACCTACAGTTCTGCAGAGTGCATGCACCAATCTGCTTGTAGCAGAGCTGTATTGCGTATTGATATGTGTGTGAGGTAACTGAATCCAGAGAGGTAACTGTAGTTTAGCTTATCTGCAGTTGAAGTCCGTTTTGTGTTTTCTacattaggttttttttaaaaataacattcagcAGCTGATTTTCAtcatttggaaaatataaaaaaactaaaaaagagtttaaaataaatacagataaataaaGCAATCTCTCAATTTCGCTGGCTTTAAATGCTATGCCAATACTATGCCAGTcagattatttaaatgcataagATTTTATTTGAGCTCTTtgaataaactaaattaaacttTTTCCCCCTGCATGTCTTCACCAGTTTACTGACAGACATTGTGCTGGTTTGGTCCAAGGATGCCTTTCTACCATTCGTTCAAGACACTTGAAACAGTACGCATTTCTTTAAACTGAGTGACACAAACCATTGTGATTAGAAGCACTTATTAAGTAATTAAACTAAGTGTACTTTTCCTGAAGACACCAGGGGACATAAAAGAAGATATTAATGGATATCGTTTCCAAATTGCTAGTAATTAAGAGGCATGGATCTATTTCCGACCCAAATCATTATTAAGTAACTTATTAAGATTGTCTCGAGGCAAAAGGTGTTATGGAGGATTAAACCTGGCAAAATGAAACAGATATatgctgacaaaaataaatgtgtacaatcaattattaattaatttccatcaatCTACACGTATTTTTGTCAACATTTATCGTTTCACTTTTTTGCATCAAATGATACTCACATTCCATCAAATACAGTTGATTTAAGAGCACTTTTCACACCAGACAGCCAGATGGTAGTAAATTGGGAAAACTGGTCTTTTTCTTACCTCTCTCCCCGAACCCAAAAATTATTTAGCTAATTATTTACTATCCTTTAAAAGAaatttgttagctagctaacatgaatGTGGCTGagttttctcattttatacAGTGGCCCCTGTCTTTGAGACTGATTGGTTTCTGCCCAGATTATAATTATTTAGAATCACAAAGTGAGTCTGCTTTAAATAATATGATAGCGGTGATATTCCTTGAACTCGGAGAACCCAGTTTCACTTCTAGTagcatttagaatgtttttcacattcctATATTATAGTCATCCCTGGTATAGTGAGGATGTTGACAAAGACATAGCTAGTACAACAGGTACGAAAGCTCTTTTCATACCCATTTGAAAAGAgctttcataaaataataattaagtttACTTCATGACTGTGAACCATTTCCCAAGTCataatcatgtttatttttttaaatcattgaaatatgctttttttgtcattatcaACAGACTCGAAATAAGAATTTCTTATAATCAAGGTTTAGTACCTTTTACTAACTACCTTTACCTCCTACCGTTTATTAACTTTTTATAGTACACCATttgctgcatttcaaaatatggtCACTGTAAATCTGAGGATTGATGAAAAGGTTTCtgcaatttttgtttgatattcagtttttaaaagggAAGGGTGCTCATCTGTCATTACCTTTGAATTATCTTGGAATCATTTGGTTATTATTGTCCAACTAACTACAATAACATTTAGTGGACAGAAAATGGCTAGGGCCTTTCAGAAGAAATGCTTTGTGATAAGGGGTCCCACCAGTATTAGTCTATAGAGAGCAAACACACAACTTGGCATAATAGCCTGTAAGTATAACATATCACTGTTGCCATGCCTTTGCAAACTGTGCCATTAGGCCAAGGCGGGATAAGAAtgctttaaaaatttttttaaaaactctacatactgtacaaacagtAATAGCTGAACCTCTACACACAGTGTAGGTTCCATTACCTCCATATTGTGATGGAAATATATATCTTATAACCAATCACTCCACACTGTAGCCAACACTAGAGCAGTGCTGGACTCTAGAGCAGTTGCCTTGTAATTTTCCATCACCCATTCCTAAAACTGTACTGGGGCTCAAGCTACATTGCAATATAGCATGGCTTCAGGCAAGCATAATTAAATATAGTTCCTGTGCATTGATTACCCATTGGCATGTCTGATACTGTCAGTGGTTTCTGACTGACAGATTACAATATTAGAAACACGTTTTTAATTTTTCCCTTGACAATTATTTTGTCACTTATTTATGCCGAGGTTTAggctttcatatttattttagtataaCTATGAATAATTTCTCtctattttttacttttaccaGTTTAATCCTCCATAAAggacataaa
Encoded proteins:
- the serpinc1 gene encoding antithrombin-III, coding for MGSLCVQSLWLLSLLSAALAAYDICSAKPKDLPLEPMCIYRSPEQDAAEVEPEPEKIPENTNPRVWELSKANSRFALSLYKHLAKEKAPTSNIFMSPISISTAFAMTKLGACNNTLAQIMNVFEFDTIKEKTSDQVHFFFAKLNCRLYRKKDQTTDLMLANRLFGEKSLAFNEMYQQISELVYGAKMMPLNFKEKPDESRKIINEWVANKTENRIQETLPDGVLNSNTMLVLVNTIYFKGQWKNKFDKEDVFNDDFFLSDSKTCTVSMMYQETKFRYGTFSNDKVQVLELPYRGEDITMVLILPFKGTPLSEVEESLELKKLTGWLDAMKETTVAVQMPRFHIEDSFSLKDKLQALGLEDLFDSHKARLPGMVEDEGNNLYISEAYHKAFLEVNEEGSEAAAVTAVVAIGRSINLNRERFIANRPFLLLIREATINTVVFMGHVADPCSKS